Within the Roseicitreum antarcticum genome, the region GGAATTCTGTGTGTTGATCATCGGCCCGCTCTGGTCGATCAGGCGGTGTGTCGTGTTGCGCACACCGCCTGCGGCGTAGGATCCGGCGGCGCTGCTGCTCAGGACCATGGAGGAAAACTGCGTTTCAACCCGCCGATACCCATGCGTGCCAGAATTCGCGATGTTGTCGGAAATACCGGCCAGTCGCGCCGCGTTCGAGGTGAGCCCGGCTAGTCCCGCGCTCATCGAAGAGGAAATGGTCATGCGTTTGCCTTTCTGGTGGCGATCGTTGATTCCTCTTCATTGTGCGCGCTCCAACTTAATGTTCTGCTAATGACACCGCATTTCCTTGCACGCTCAGTCGCGCAGCAAGATAACCTCCAGCCGGTTGTTGCGCGGCGACATCGGATCGACAACCACCGGACGCCGGTCGGCAAACCCCGTCACGCGCCGCACCCGGTCAGGCGACAGTCCGCGTTGCTCCAGCAGGCGGCGCATCAGTTGCGCCCGGTCCGCCGACAATTCCCAGGTCGGGTTGTTGCGCACCACCAAGGCATATTCCCGCGTGTGGCCGACAACCGCCACGGGGTTCACCGCCAGTTGCAGCACATCGGTCAGGATTTGCCCAAGGACCAGCAGGATCGGTTCCGGCGACGCGGTATCGCCTGTGAACAGCGGCACCGTATCGAGGTCGAACAACTCGATCACCAGCCCCTCATCCGTGACGCGTGTCACGACATGGCGCAGCGCATCGTCGATCACCGCACTTTCGCCCGACAATGCGCTCAGCGCGTCCTCGACCACGGCTTGTGCCTCTTCGACACCTGTCAGCGCGGTTGCTACGCGTTCGATGATGATGCCATCGGTCGGCACGTCATCGATCCGTTCGTTCTGGATCATGCCCTGACCGCTAAGCGCGCCATCTGCCCCGGCGGACACCCTGTGCACCGCATATGTCGGGGTGAAGTAGTCGGCCAACCCCTTTCGCTGGGTTTCATCTGTCGACCCCAGCAGCCACATCATCAAGAAAAAGGCCATCATCGCTGTCACGAAATCGGCGTATGCGACTTTCCACGCACCGCCATGATGGCCACCACCGACCACCACTTTCTTTCGCTTAATGATAATTGGCCGCACGTCATTTAACTGCGCCATCCCAACACCCTGATTTTAGTCACCCAAACACAGGCTAACATTCAGGTCTGAACGAAAGGTAAAGCTGTCGCGGGGGCGGTGCGCGGGCTGCAACGGGCCGCACGATATCTCAGGATTGTCATCCGTTTGGGGCCATGACCGGGGATTTCGCATTTCTATATGCAGGCAAATCCTGTAACATATAAAAAAAATTAAATGTACCGAGGCAGTCATGAGCAAGTTTACAAAAACAGCAGTTTTGCTGCTCCTGCTGGCGTCCTGTGGCGGCGGGCGCGAGTTTTCAGCCCCCCGCAACCTGGAAAACGCCTGCGCGATCGTCGATGAGCGTCCCGTCTACCTGAGCGCAATGCGCAACGCGGAACGCCGCTGGGGTGTGCCGGTGGCGGTGCAGATGGCGATCATTCACGCCGAAAGCCGGTTCATCGGCGATGCGCGCACGCCGTTCCGCTATACACTGGGCGTCATTCCGATGGGGCGCCAGTCTTCGGCCTATGGCTATAGTCAGGCGCTGGACGGGACCTGGGAAGAGTATCAGGAAGAGACCGGCAACCGCCGCAGCAACCGCCATGACATCAACGATGCGACCGATTTCATCGGCTGGTATGCCAGCAAGTCACTGGAGCGCAACGGTATTCCGGCAAATGACCCGCGTAATTTGTATCTTGCCTATCATGATGGCCACACAGGGTTCGCGCGCGGGTCGTATAACGCGAAGCCGTGGCTGATCACCGTGGCGGACCGTGTGGCAACGCGCGCGGCGATGTATGACGCGCAGTTGCGCAGCTGCCGCATGATCTGAGGTATTGCAAAAAAGCCGCCCTGAGGGGCGGCTTTTTCAGACAGAATGCTCAGCGGCGACGCTGGTCGGTTTCGGCGACGATGTTGAACAGCCCCGCCGACAGATCCATGCCGAATTGAAGGTCGTTGAGGATCACGGTCGTCTCGCGGCCCATGTCATCCGTGACGACCCATTGACGAAGCTCCGTCGGATTTTCACTGAAAACCAAGCGAATATTGCCGTATTCCGGATGCTCCGGATCCTGGGCAGTGACCGAGGTTGTCAGTTCGTCATTGGTGTGTTGGACGACCATTCTGTCGCGGGTAAAATCCACATTTCGGGTTAAGATCAGGTTAAGCGGGGTGCGGCTGAGGGGGTATTGCGCCGGGCCCTGGTTGGATCTCGCATCAAACACCGCGACCGTGCTGCCGCCTGCCATCACCAGGCTGCGGTCGGGTGGGTCGTATTCGAACCGCACGCGACCGGGGCGGTGGATGTAGATGCGCCCGGTCGACAGGGTGCCATCGGCGTTGATCTGGGTGAACCCGCCCTGCGCCGTGGTGAAGGCGTTGAAATAGCGTGATAATTCCGACAACGCAATGCGGTCGGCCTGGGCGGGACCGGCAAGTGCCAGCCACAGTGTGGCCAGCAGCATGACAACGGGAAAGGAGCGTATTTTCATCATGTATTCGGTATAAGACCTTCGCGGGCCAACTGCACCTGACAATTTATCACGCGCCGTGCACAAGGCAGAGAGTTGCCGAAACATGGGCGCGGCCCCCCCGGCCATTGCGTCACCGCGCAGGCTGTTAACCGGGCCGAACCACGCCGAAAATGCAGTCTGGAAATGGTATGGTTCCGGTATGGCTTTGATACGTACGCGCGTTTCGCCAAGAATCGGTTAACGCCTGCCGGTGCTTGGGCGATTATGGTTGTTCACGCAGCATTCTGCCCCCGCGCCGCCCGCTATTTCGGCGCCGGAAGCGATGGCCCCTCGACGGGGCGGGCGCTGGCGCTTATCTTGTAGAGAACCTATCAGAAGGAACGCGCTGACATGTCCCGCCCCGTGATTGGCATTATTGGCAACAATCACCTCATCAACAACGAATACCCGGCCCATGCCGGAGGCACGATGAACTCCGAGGCCGTGGCCGAGGTGTGCGCTGCCTTGCCGTTGTTGATTCCCGCCGACCCGCGTCTTGTATCGCTCGAGGATCTTCTGGAAACCTGCGACGGCTTCTTGCTGACCGGCGGGCGCCCGAACGTGCATCCAGAAGAATACGGCGAGACGCCGACCGATGCGCATGGCACCTTCGACCGGGCGCGCGACGCCATTGCGCTGCCGCTGGTGCGGGCCTGCGTCATGCGGGGGCAACCGTTCATGGGGATCTGCCGGGGGTTTCAGGAGGTCAACGTGGCGATGGGCGGCACGCTGTATCCGGAAATCCGCGATCTGCCGGGGCGGATGAACCACCGGATGCCGCCTGACGGGTCGCTGGAAGAGAAGTTCGCGCTGCGCCACCCGGTCAAATTCACCGAGGGCGGGCCGTTTCACCGGCTGTTCGGCGAAGCCGAGGTGATGACCAACACGCTGCACGGGCAGGGCATCAAGACGCCCGGCGTGCGCGTGGCGATCGATGGCCACGCCCCCGATGGTACGCCAGAGGCGCTCTATATCAAGGATGCGCCCGGTTTCACGCTGTCGGTGCAGTGGCACCCGGAATGGAACGCGGCGCACGACCCGGTGTCGCGCCCGCTGTTCCATGCCTTCGGCCAGGCGGTGCAGGCCTGGGCCAGCGCGAAACGGCGGTTGGCGCTAAGCGCTTGATTGGCCCTAAAGCATTGATTTTTATATGAATTATGGCGCGCCGCTGCTTGCGGCGCGCTGTCTTCTCAGACCACCACGACCCGCGCGCCAATGGCGACGCGCTGGTGCAGGTCGATCACGTCGTGATGCAGCATGCGGAAACAGCCTGATGATGCGAAGCGCCCGATGGATTGCCATTGCGGCGTTCCGTGAATGCGGTAGCCCTGATCGCGGCCATCGGTCATCAGATAGAGCGCCCGCGCGCCCAGGGGGTTGTTTGGCCCGCCGGGCTGCCCGTCCTTCCAGCGTTCCAGATGCGGCTCGCGGCGGATCATTTCCGCGGGCGGGGTCCATGTGGGCCAGTGCGCGGTGCGGTAGACGGTGGAAACCCCGGTCCAGTCGAACCCTTCGCGCCCGACGCTGATGCCATAGCGCAGGGCATAGCCATCGGCGAGGACAAGGTGCAGAAGGCGGTTCTGGTTCTGGATGACCACGGCACCCGGCGCCTCGGTGGTTTCAAACGGCACAACCTGACGGTGCAGAAAGGCGGGGATTTCCTGGATCGGCACGGCGGGAATGGTGTGTCGGCCATCGCGCAGCGCGCCGTAGGATAGCGGTGGGATGTCCGGCGGCGGCGGCGGCATCTGCACGCAGCCCGATAGTGCCAGCGCGCCCCCCGCAAAGACGCCCGTGCGCAACATCATGCGCCGCGTCAGAATTGTCATCATGGCACTTATGTCCCCTGTTTACTGCGCCCAGCTTAAGCCGAAGGTGTGAAGATACAATTGGCAGGGTACCGAAAAAAGGGGTCTGTGCCTTTTCGGGGTGGGAAGTTGTTCCACCCGGATTCCGGAACGATGGCCAGCCACGGGCGCATCACGATACGCACTGACTTTGCTCCGATGCGCGCGAAACGCAGTATTTTGTTGGTTCCAACACGCAGCACAGGGGTATCTGCCCCCCCCAGCCATTCCGGGTCCTTCCGGTCCATTCTGGGCGCGGGAAGAACACTTTGCCGGGTTCGGGGCAGGGGATCCTTTGCGCCCCCCTGTTGGCGGATTCGCGGTGAAAGTCCGGGTGGAAGTCCGGGTGAAAGTCCGGGGGCCGGCCCCGACACCGCTGAAGATGGTGCTTGCTATTGGGCGGCGGACCCGTCATAAGGGAGGGGCAAAGCTTCTTCTTTCGACCTTCTGTCTCCTATTCGGCTTCAGTTGCGATTCTGACGACACTGAGCCGGGCCACTGCATTTCGCGGGTGGCAATATGACTAAGGAGACACACGATGGCTAATGGCACCGTGAAATGGTTTAACGCAACCAAAGGTTTTGGCTTCATCGCACCCGAGCATGGATCGAAGGACGTTTTCGTCCACATCTCCGCGCTGGAACGCGCTGGCCTGCGTCAGCTGGACGACGGTCAGGCAGTGACCTACGACCTGGAAAGCGACCGTAACGGCCGCGAATCCGCGATGAACCTCGCACTGGCTTGATTTAAAGCCACGACCGGGAATTTTGGAAACGGGGGTGACGCAGGTCGCCCCCGTTTTCTTTTGCGCTGAAGGTCTGTTGTGCTGACTGTCTTTTGCAGGCAGGGGCGGGACAAGGTCCAACCCGATGCACCCCCTGCCGTGCTGCTATCCGGCAGGGGGCGAGGGGGCGTTATCTGCCCGCCCCGTCTTCGCTGACCCCGTCTTCGGTATCATCCCCGTCACGGTCGGGCATGGTGCGCAGGATCTGATCGCGTCGGCTGCGTTGGGTGTCGCCCGTGCCGGTCCCCGGGGTTTCGGGCGCGTCGGGCACCTGTTTCGCGGGGGATTGCGCGGCGCCCTCGATCGTGTCGCGCGGGCGGCGCAGGTTCAGGGGCGGGGCATCGCCGTCCTTGTCCTGCCCCATGTAAAGCGTCATGTGCGGGTATGGAATTTCGACGCCCGCATCATCCAGCACTTTCTTGACGATCTCATTATAGGCGCGGCCCACAGCCCATTGCAGGCCGGGTTTCGTCTTGATGCGGGCGCGGACGACCACGGCGGAATCGCCCAGCGAGACGACGCCCATGATGTCCAGCGGCTCCAGGATCTCGGGGCCCAGCTCCCCTGCGGCCAAGATGTCGAACGCGTCTTGCAGCAGGCCGCGCACCTCGGTCACATCCTCGCGGTAAGCGACGCCGATTTCGGCGACGTGATAGGCGAAATCCTTCATGAAGTTCGACACCATATCGACCGAGCTGAAGGGGATCAGGTGGTACGTCCCGCTGAGGTCGCGCAGCCCGACCGAGCGGATCGTCAGCTTTTCGACCACGCCAGAGGTCCCGCCTGCGGTGACCACATCGCCCTCGTTCATCGCGTTTTCAAACTGGATGAAGGCGCCGGTGATGATGTCTTGCACCAGTTTTTGCGCGCCAAAACCGATGGCAAGGCCCAGGACCCCGGCACCGGCCAGCAGCGGCGCGATGTTCACGCCCAGTTCGGCCAGCGTCAGCATGACGCCGATCACGATCAGGGCGATGGTAAAGGCGTTGCGGAACAGCGCCAGCAGCGTGCGTTCGCGCGCGGTGGGGATGCGGCTGACGGCGGGGTTGAGGCGGTATTCGATGTAGGACGACATCGCCAGCCATATCGCCCATGTGACCAGCACCACCAGCACGGCCGACACAACCCGTCCCGTGGTGGCACGCCCGACCTCGGACGCGACCCAGCCCAGGAAATCCATGACTTGCCAAGCCTGGGCGATGGCGATGACCACAGCCAGCATGATGAGGACGCGCGCCACCTTCAGGATCTTCGGCACAAAGGCGTTCAACCGCGATTCCAGCAGCGGTAGTTTGCGCCGCACCTCTTCGGGCAGGCGCATGCCGCCGGTGATCGCGCGCGAGATGAAGGCCATGGCGATCACGCCAATGGCGACGGCGACAGCCGAGGTCAGGGTTGCCACCAGCATGAATTGCAGCGCGTCGCCGGGCCGGGTGCTCCAGATCCCGAACAGCGCCAGCAGGTAGGCGATGGCGAGCCAGTGCCAGACCCCGGCAAAGAACGCCTCGATCCGGCCGATCACGTCGTCGGGGTCGCGCGCGTTGCGGGCGCGCAGCGCGGCGCTGACCGGCGCGCGGTTTTGCAGTACCAGCAGGACCGCGATGATCAGCGCGGTCAGGGCGATCAGCATCAGGACGCTTTGTCCCACGGCAAAGGTCGCCACGGCGTTGACCGTCGGCACCACCAGCAGCGCGCCATAGCCCAGCAGGCTGGTCAGGCGTGAGGACCAGAAGTACCAATAGGCCGCCGTCTCATCGCTGACCGGCAAGAAGCGCAGCCGCCCGAAGCTGGGCGACAGCACGGCGCGCAAGATGACTTTGGTCATCTCGACCAGCAAGAAGGCATTGAGGAACAGCGTCTGGCGGAAATCCATGCTGCCCGCTTCGCCGGTCAGCAGGGCAAAGGCATAGCCGCCGCCCCATGCCAGGATGATGAGCAGCGCGTCGATCACGCTGGACGCGGCCAGCCAGAAGGTCGAGACCAGCCAGTTGCCGCGGCCCATGCGGTTGGCCATGGCCGAGAAAATCCGCATGCCGATGGCCCGCATCACGAAAAACAGGCCAATGGTGACGGCCATGACCAGCGACAGGGCAATCGCGGCGCTGTAGAGCTCTGGCCAGTTGACCCGGCTTTCCCCGGTGAAGACGCCCAGTATGTCATCCATGGTGGACGTGAGGCCGACGATAAAGGCCATTGACGCCTCGGCCGTGTCGCGGGTGTATTCGGCGATCTGCCGCGCGAGGGAGATCTGCGTATCCACTGGCGGCGGGGCCGCTGATTCCGGCGCGGTGGGGTCGGTCGCTGCGGCCTCCAACTGGCGGATCAGGTCGGCGCGCGCGGCGTCATCGCGCAAAATCTCGATCAGGACCGACGCCGGTGTGCCGTCCTGTGCCGCCGCATCGCCGCCACTGTTGCCCGCATCAAACAGGGATTGCGCCGCAGCGGGGACCGCGAAAAACACCAGAAAAAGCACCGCGCGTATCAGCAAGACCATCTCCCGTTCCAGAAAAATCTCAGGTTTTCAAAGTTTGACGGTTAGAGCCTTCGCCACGGGGGGTCAAGTTTCAGCCCCCGGGGTGCCCCGGATGCGGGTGGTCCGGCGTCTCACCTTTTGGTTATTTGGTCTGAAACGTCTGCAAAGGCGTAAAGGTTGCGCACGTTCGGTGGAAAACACGCAAGGCGAGGAATCTTGCAGCGCGCCAATGCCAAGGGGCCTGAAAAACGGCACAGAGCCCGCACAGGGCGAACCAGAAAAGCAGTGTCTTTCCCGCCCCCTGTTCCGCCCCCTGTCCCGTCCCCTGTGTCGATCACGCCGGATCGTGCGCGTCGCACCCGTGCACAATCCTGGGGTCAGCGCCCGCCATCGGCAGGGCGGGCGGTTACAATGTGTGCAGCACGCCTTCGATGGCCGTCACCACCATCGCATGGTCGTCGGCCTGCGGCAGGCCCGAAACTGTCACCGCCGCGACCACGCGGCCACCGCGCAGCCGCACGGGAAAGCTGCCGCCATGGGTCGCAAAATCTATCGCAGGCAGGCCCTGATCTGCACCGGGCGCGGTGATTCCGCGCCGGGCGAAGTTCAGCCCCATGGCCCAGGATGCCTTGTGGCAATGCAGCGTCACGTTGGATTTGCGGCGTGCCCAGTTCTCATTCGCGGGGGCCGCACCGGGCAGCGCCGCGTGGAACAGCGTCGCATCTTGGGTGCGGATGTTGATGACAACGGGCAGTTGACCTGCGCGTGCGACATCGACCAGCGCCACGCCGATCTGCCACGCGACGCCTTCATCGAAATGCGGGAATTGCAGGCGCTCTTCCTCTAGCGCGATGCGGGCAAGCGTTTCGTCTTCGGTCATCGGGGGTCGTCCTGATATGAGGGATGTTCGGCGAGGGTTCGGCGGCGGGGGTTCGGCGGGGGTTCGGGGTGTGTTCAACGGTCGGTCTTGCGCAGGATCATCTGCGTCTGTGTCACCAGGGCTGCCAGCTTGCCGTCGCTGCCGGTGATACGGGTTTGCCACACCATGGTCGAGCGCCCGAGATGCAGCGGCGTGGTTTCGGTATGGGCCGTGTCGCCGATCCGCACCGCGCGAAAGAAGTTCGTCTTGCTTTCGATGGTGGTGGTGCCCGCACCCGGGCCGATGTTGAGGAAGGTGGCCGTGCCGCCCATGTTGTCGGCCAGCGCCATGATCGCGCCGCCGTGCAGCACGCCGTTGCGGTTGGCAAGGCCCTCGGTCACCGGCAATTCACCCAGCACGCAATCGGGCCTGGCCGAGATGACGCGCAGGCCCAGAAGCTGTGCAAAGGGCGGCTGGTCATGGGCGATCTGCATCAGCGCGTCGGTGGGGGTGTCTGTGGCAGTGTCTGTGGCAGTGTCTGTGGCGGCGTCTTCGGTGGGGTTCTCGTCGGTCATGCGGTCTTTCCCTCAGCGGCGGATGAAGGCGTCGGCAAAGCCCATGCCGCGCGCGGTCTGCACCGCATTGCGCGCCGTATTCGTGTCGAAGAACGGCCCGGCAAGCACGACCTGCATGCGCTGTCCATGCGCGTGCGTCGGCTGCAGGCGCGCAGGCAGGCCGCGCGCCTGCAGCGCGGCATGGGTGCGGGCGGCGTTTTGCGGTACGCCAAAGGTGGCGACCTGCACGAAGGTGCCGATATAAGGTGCCGCGCGGGGTGCCGGGGGCGTCGTCAGGGCCACAGGTTGCAGGGTGACGGGTTGCAGCATGACGGGTTGCGGCGCGACCGTCGGCAACGGGGCGATAGGCGGGGGGGCGATAGGCAGGGGGGCGATAGGCAAGGGTGCGGGACGGGGCTGCACCGCGGTATTGGTCAGGGCGACGGGGGGCAGGTAGGGCATCGTGGTGGCGCCTGCGGGCGGGTTCAGCATCAGATTGGCCGAGGTGACGCAGCGCACCGCAACCTCACCCGACGCGCGGCGCACCAATTCACCAAAGGGGCTGGAGGCGGGGCAGGCGGCGTTATGACCGGCGGGCAGGGACGGGCGGGATGTCTGGCGCGGGCTGCTGGCGCGGCGCGGCGGTGTGGCGGGTTGCGGCACGCTTACAGTCTGGCTGATGCGCTGCGGGGCGATGGCCGGGGAGCGCGCCAGTGTGCCCGCCGTTGTGCTGGCCGTTGTGGTGGTGGCGGGCGGCGGACTTGCGGGCACGGGGGCAGGCGCTGGGGCAGGCGCAGGGGCGCTTGCCGGTGCCGATGCAGGCGTGGTGCAGATCGGCTGACGGTTTCCATCGAAGCGGGGCACCCATGTCACCCGCCCGTCGAAGGATGCGCGGATGAACAGGCAGCCACGGCTGTCGGAATACTGGTTGCCGCTGTAGTCGGCGGGCGGCATTTCCGCAGGCACCAGCGCACCGTTTTGTGCCAGCGCGGGGCCAGTCACGCCAAAGGTTACCAAAAGAACCGCTGCAATGCCGTTGAACCGCATCTGACCCTCAAAATCGCTAAATGTGGAGAGGATGCAGGAAGGCTGCTGCCAAGTCCAGTGGCAACGCCCTTATTTTGTGCCAAACATCCGGTCACCCGCATCCCCTAGCCCGGGAACGATGTATCCCTGATCGTTCAGCCGGGTATCGAGCGACGCGGTGACGATGGGAACATCGGGATGCGCCGCTTTCATCCGGGCGACGCCTTCGGGCGCGGCCAGAAGGCACAGGAAGCGGATATTGGTGGCACCGGAGGCTTTCAGCAGGTCGATCGCCGCGACCGAGGAATTGCCGGTGGCCAGCATCGGGTCCACGGCGATCACCAGACGCTCGTCCAGTTCCGAAGGCAGTTTGCAGTAATATTGCACGGGTTGCAACGTCTCTTCATCACGGTAGAGGCCGACAAAACCGACGCGGGCCGACGGGATGAGCTCCAATATCCCGTCCAGCAGCCCGTTGCCCGCCCGCAGGATCGACACCAGCGCCAGCTTGCGCCCCGCCAGCACCGGCGCATCCATTTCGCACATGGGCGTGTCGATGCGCCGGGTCGTCATGGCCATGTCGCGCGTGACTTCATAGGCCAGCAATTGGCTGATCTCGCGCAGAAGCTGGCGGAACACGGCGGTCGAGGTCTCGGCCTCGCGCATCAGGGTCAGTTTGTGCTGCACCAGCGGGTGCTCGACAATGGTGAGGTGCGGAATGGGGGTCATGCGGAGGTCTCCAGTCGTTTCAGCAGCTTTTGCCGCGTGGCATCATCGCAGAACGCGGCATTTGCCGCCGTGAGGTTCAGGGCGCGCAGCATCGCATCGTCCCAGCCGAAGGTGCGGGACAGCTGGTCATATTCGGCGCGCAGGGAGGTATGGAAAAACGGCGGGTCATCGGTGGAAACGGTGACTTTCACCCCCGCATCCGCCAGCCGCGCGATGGGATGGGCGGCCCAGTCGGGGAAGACCCCCAGCGCCACGTTGGAGCCCGGGCAGACCTCCAGCACAATGTCGCGCGCGGCCAGTTCGGCGACCAGCTTGGCATCCTCGATGGCGCGCACGCCGTGGCCGATACGTTCGACGCGCAGGTGTTCCAGCGCGTCGCGCACCGATTGCGGCCCGCCCCATTCGCCCGCATGGGCGGTCAGGCGCAGCCCGGCCTCGCGCGCCATGTCGAAAGCATAGGTAAAGTCACGCGGATGGCCCGCGGTCTCATCCCCCGCGATGCCAAAGCCGGTGATGAAATCGCCTGCGGTTTCCGCCGCGCAGCGCGCGGTTGCGCGGGCCCGGTCGGGGCCGAAATGGCGGATGCAGGTGACGATGCCGCGCAGGGTGATGCCGTGGCGTGCCTCGGCCATCGCGGCGGCCTCTTGCATCGCGTGCAGGTATTCGCGCCACGCGCCCAGGTCGCCGCCGCCACAAAAATCGGGCGACAGGAATGCCTCGGAATAGACCACGCCTTGCTGGCTGGATTGTTCCAGGACCGCCAGCGTCAGGCGGTGAAAGTCCTCAGGGGTTTGCAAGACGGTGCACGCGGCCTCGTACACCTTCAGGAATTGCCAGAAATCGGTGAAGACGTAGTTGCCGGCGGCGTCGAACACCCCGGCCAGATCGACATGTTTTTCCTGTGCAAGGCGGCGGATGAAGGCGGGCGGTGCCGCGCCTTCCAGATGCAGGTGCAATTCGACTTTCGGCAATGTCATAGCAGGTTTTTCCCCGGTCCAAGGTTTTCCACCGACAGGTGGGCCGCGACCGTGGCGGCCACATCGGCAAAGGCGCACAGGCCCAGCGGTCCGGTGCCCGCGCCCGCGATCAGCACGGGCACACGTTCGCGCGTGTGGTCACTGCCGGGTGCGGTGGGGTCGTTGCCGTGATCGGCGGTAAAGATCACCAGATCGCCGGGCTGCATCCGTGCCAGCACCTTGCCCGCGACGGTGTCAAACCAGCGCAGCGCGCGGGCATAGCCCGCCACGTCGCGCGGGTGTCCGTAGAGCGAGTCGAATTCGACGAAATTCGCAAATGTCAGGCTGCCGGGTTCGGCATTGTCCATCAGGGCGATCAGGTGGTCGGCCAAGGCGGCGTCATCCGCGCCCTTGTGCGTCTTGGTTATGCCATGGCCTGAGAAGATGTCGCCGATCTTTCCCACCGCATGCACTGTCCGCCCCGCCTTGTGCACCCAATCGCACAGCGTGGGCTGCGGCGGCGCGATGGCATAGTCACGGCGGTTGCCGGTGCGTTTGAAGCCAGCCTCGGCATCGCCTACGAACGGGCGGGCGATGACACGGCCCACGCGCTGCGCGTGCAGGCTGGGCGCCAGCGTTTCGCACAGGTGCAGCAGGCGCGACAGCCCGAAGGTTTCTTCGTGCGCGGCGATCTGGAACACGGAATCGGCCGAGGTGTAGCAGATCGGCCAGCCGGTGCGCATGTGTTCCGCGCCAAGCTGCGTGATGATCGGAACGCCCGCCGCATGGCAATTGCCAAGGGTGCCGTCCACCCCCGCAATCGCGCAGAGCTGCGCCATCAGGTCGGCGGGGAAGGCAGGTTGCGTGCGGGGGAAATAGGTCCAGTCCCAGGGCACCGGCACGCCCGCAAGCTCCCAATGGCCCGAGGGGGTGTCCTTGCCGCGCGATACCTCGGTCGCGGCGGCCCAGCGGCCCGTGGGCGTGGCATCCAGCCCCGCAGTCAGTTCGGGCGCGCTGTCGCTTGATGCCAGCCGCAGCGCCGCGCCAAGGCCCAGCCCGTCCAGCACCGGCAGATGCAGCCCGCCGGGTGTGGCGACGGCGATATGGGCAACGGTATTCGCCCCCGCATCGCCGAACGCGTCCGCATCCGGCGCGCCGCCGATCCCGACCGAGTCCATGACGATGAGGAATGCGCGGGTCATCAGATCACCTGTTCCAGAATGAGGGCGGGCGTCGCGGGTGGTGTGCTGGCCAGACGGGTTGCGGCCTGTACCGCTGCCACGGCACGTTGGCCTGCGTCATGGCGGGCGGCGTGGACAAAGGCAAGGGGGTCGCCGCGTTCCACCCATTGGCCCAGCCGGGCAATGGCGCTGATGCCCACCGCGGGGTCGATCCGGTCGCCGGGCTGGGTCCGCCCGCCGCCCAGTGCCACCACGGCGCGGCCCAGCGCGGTGCCGTCGATGGCCGTGACATAGCCCGGCGCCGGGGCGGGCACGGGCAGGATCACGGGGGCCGTGGGCAGAAGATCTGGCGCAAAGACATCCCCCCGCCCGCCCATGGCGCGCACCATGGCGGCAAAGCGTTCCGCCGCGCGTCCGCTGGTCAGCGCAGCGCGCAGGCGGTCGGCGCCGCTGGCGCCATGGGGCGTGCCCGTCTGTGTGGTGTGCCCGCGCGCTTTCGTGTCGCCCGTTGCTGCTTTGCCCGTTGCTGCTTTGCGCGTCAATGCGCCGCCTGCCGCCGATGCACCGCTGCCGCCGGGCGTCCGGGCGTCCCGCGCGGCCCCGTCCAGCAGCGCACCGCCAAGGGCCACGGTCAGGTCGATCAGCGGGCAGGGCGCGGGGTCGCGCAGCAGGCGCAGC harbors:
- a CDS encoding flagellar motor protein MotB, with translation MAQLNDVRPIIIKRKKVVVGGGHHGGAWKVAYADFVTAMMAFFLMMWLLGSTDETQRKGLADYFTPTYAVHRVSAGADGALSGQGMIQNERIDDVPTDGIIIERVATALTGVEEAQAVVEDALSALSGESAVIDDALRHVVTRVTDEGLVIELFDLDTVPLFTGDTASPEPILLVLGQILTDVLQLAVNPVAVVGHTREYALVVRNNPTWELSADRAQLMRRLLEQRGLSPDRVRRVTGFADRRPVVVDPMSPRNNRLEVILLRD
- a CDS encoding transglycosylase SLT domain-containing protein, which translates into the protein MSKFTKTAVLLLLLASCGGGREFSAPRNLENACAIVDERPVYLSAMRNAERRWGVPVAVQMAIIHAESRFIGDARTPFRYTLGVIPMGRQSSAYGYSQALDGTWEEYQEETGNRRSNRHDINDATDFIGWYASKSLERNGIPANDPRNLYLAYHDGHTGFARGSYNAKPWLITVADRVATRAAMYDAQLRSCRMI
- a CDS encoding LolA family protein, which codes for MKIRSFPVVMLLATLWLALAGPAQADRIALSELSRYFNAFTTAQGGFTQINADGTLSTGRIYIHRPGRVRFEYDPPDRSLVMAGGSTVAVFDARSNQGPAQYPLSRTPLNLILTRNVDFTRDRMVVQHTNDELTTSVTAQDPEHPEYGNIRLVFSENPTELRQWVVTDDMGRETTVILNDLQFGMDLSAGLFNIVAETDQRRR
- a CDS encoding gamma-glutamyl-gamma-aminobutyrate hydrolase family protein translates to MSRPVIGIIGNNHLINNEYPAHAGGTMNSEAVAEVCAALPLLIPADPRLVSLEDLLETCDGFLLTGGRPNVHPEEYGETPTDAHGTFDRARDAIALPLVRACVMRGQPFMGICRGFQEVNVAMGGTLYPEIRDLPGRMNHRMPPDGSLEEKFALRHPVKFTEGGPFHRLFGEAEVMTNTLHGQGIKTPGVRVAIDGHAPDGTPEALYIKDAPGFTLSVQWHPEWNAAHDPVSRPLFHAFGQAVQAWASAKRRLALSA
- a CDS encoding L,D-transpeptidase gives rise to the protein MMTILTRRMMLRTGVFAGGALALSGCVQMPPPPPDIPPLSYGALRDGRHTIPAVPIQEIPAFLHRQVVPFETTEAPGAVVIQNQNRLLHLVLADGYALRYGISVGREGFDWTGVSTVYRTAHWPTWTPPAEMIRREPHLERWKDGQPGGPNNPLGARALYLMTDGRDQGYRIHGTPQWQSIGRFASSGCFRMLHHDVIDLHQRVAIGARVVVV
- a CDS encoding cold-shock protein translates to MANGTVKWFNATKGFGFIAPEHGSKDVFVHISALERAGLRQLDDGQAVTYDLESDRNGRESAMNLALA
- a CDS encoding mechanosensitive ion channel domain-containing protein, whose protein sequence is MVLLIRAVLFLVFFAVPAAAQSLFDAGNSGGDAAAQDGTPASVLIEILRDDAARADLIRQLEAAATDPTAPESAAPPPVDTQISLARQIAEYTRDTAEASMAFIVGLTSTMDDILGVFTGESRVNWPELYSAAIALSLVMAVTIGLFFVMRAIGMRIFSAMANRMGRGNWLVSTFWLAASSVIDALLIILAWGGGYAFALLTGEAGSMDFRQTLFLNAFLLVEMTKVILRAVLSPSFGRLRFLPVSDETAAYWYFWSSRLTSLLGYGALLVVPTVNAVATFAVGQSVLMLIALTALIIAVLLVLQNRAPVSAALRARNARDPDDVIGRIEAFFAGVWHWLAIAYLLALFGIWSTRPGDALQFMLVATLTSAVAVAIGVIAMAFISRAITGGMRLPEEVRRKLPLLESRLNAFVPKILKVARVLIMLAVVIAIAQAWQVMDFLGWVASEVGRATTGRVVSAVLVVLVTWAIWLAMSSYIEYRLNPAVSRIPTARERTLLALFRNAFTIALIVIGVMLTLAELGVNIAPLLAGAGVLGLAIGFGAQKLVQDIITGAFIQFENAMNEGDVVTAGGTSGVVEKLTIRSVGLRDLSGTYHLIPFSSVDMVSNFMKDFAYHVAEIGVAYREDVTEVRGLLQDAFDILAAGELGPEILEPLDIMGVVSLGDSAVVVRARIKTKPGLQWAVGRAYNEIVKKVLDDAGVEIPYPHMTLYMGQDKDGDAPPLNLRRPRDTIEGAAQSPAKQVPDAPETPGTGTGDTQRSRRDQILRTMPDRDGDDTEDGVSEDGAGR